In Luteitalea sp. TBR-22, one genomic interval encodes:
- a CDS encoding polysaccharide pyruvyl transferase family protein, with the protein MNSRRSFLATAAAVIAARPSAWGQARPRRIVLRSSWQTINIGDIAHTPGVLRLLEQHLPGAEVTLWASTLDEPVRELLRRRFPRVRVLELAEHADPAGTPLEPVVREADLLIHGSGPSIVAPAALRLARTLGTPYGVYGVTLDTVDAPLQDLLSGAAFVFTRETSSLEYVRSLALRAPSQAFAPDGTFALDIRDDETAEAFCRRHGLEAGRFLCVVPRLRYTPYPWVTEGAARGEAEPRRRLQVNDQFAAADHAKLREVIVAWVRGGHGKVLACPEMTYQVPLLRPLLFDGLPGDVKKAVVVRDRYWRTDEAASTYARAALVVSCEMHSPIIALANGTPAIHVRQPTDTRKGQMWRDIGLGEWLFEIDQVQGEAIATRALAIAADRTAARAVVERAMGVVHERQRDTMGVVAAAVRKG; encoded by the coding sequence ATGAACAGCCGCCGCTCGTTCCTCGCCACCGCCGCGGCAGTGATCGCGGCTCGCCCGAGTGCCTGGGGACAGGCGCGGCCCCGCCGTATCGTCCTGCGATCCTCCTGGCAGACGATCAACATCGGCGACATCGCGCATACGCCGGGTGTGCTGCGCCTGCTGGAGCAGCACCTGCCCGGGGCCGAGGTGACGCTCTGGGCCTCGACGCTCGACGAGCCGGTGCGCGAGTTGCTGCGCCGGCGGTTCCCCCGGGTGCGCGTGCTCGAACTCGCCGAGCATGCCGATCCTGCCGGCACTCCCCTCGAGCCGGTGGTACGCGAGGCGGACCTGCTGATTCACGGGTCGGGCCCCAGCATCGTCGCCCCGGCGGCGCTGCGCCTGGCGCGGACGCTCGGCACGCCCTACGGGGTGTACGGGGTCACGCTCGACACGGTCGACGCGCCGCTGCAGGACCTGCTGTCGGGCGCCGCCTTCGTGTTCACGCGCGAGACGTCGTCACTCGAGTACGTGCGGTCGCTGGCCCTCCGTGCGCCCTCGCAGGCGTTCGCGCCCGACGGCACCTTCGCGCTCGACATCCGCGACGACGAGACGGCCGAAGCGTTCTGTCGTCGCCATGGCCTCGAGGCCGGGCGGTTCCTGTGCGTCGTGCCGCGGCTGCGGTACACGCCGTACCCCTGGGTCACCGAGGGAGCGGCGCGGGGCGAGGCCGAGCCGCGTCGGCGGCTGCAGGTGAACGATCAGTTCGCGGCAGCCGATCACGCCAAGCTCCGTGAGGTGATCGTCGCCTGGGTGCGCGGCGGACACGGCAAGGTGCTGGCCTGCCCGGAGATGACCTACCAGGTGCCGCTGCTGCGGCCCCTGCTGTTCGACGGGTTGCCCGGCGACGTGAAGAAGGCCGTGGTGGTGCGCGATCGGTACTGGCGCACCGACGAGGCCGCCTCGACGTACGCGCGCGCAGCGCTGGTGGTGAGCTGCGAGATGCACTCGCCGATCATCGCGCTGGCCAACGGCACGCCGGCCATCCACGTGCGCCAGCCGACCGACACGCGCAAGGGTCAGATGTGGCGCGACATCGGGCTGGGGGAGTGGTTGTTCGAGATCGACCAGGTGCAGGGCGAGGCGATTGCGACGCGCGCCCTGGCGATCGCCGCCGATCGGACGGCGGCCCGCGCCGTGGTCGAGCGGGCGATGGGCGTGGTGCACGAGCGGCAGCGCGACACGATGGGCGTCGTCGCTGCCGCAGTGCGCAAGGGATAG
- a CDS encoding NAD-glutamate dehydrogenase domain-containing protein — MITADPTKRAQILDEVQRIVADTAPEGDRDLRRAFAGVVLAEMPDSVVFRLPAAALAARLGEYFRFVAHTMPPDVQLYRGLPGLHVAVRNCDDAEDRAMAGHDGGPHEVTIVETHTPDAPFIFESLTNFFKNEGLRVFSAIHPRLTVRRQWERVVHVGPHGEEGSQELFCQFRIERIERTERMRRLEHQIFSLLKSVFLAVGDFAAMKAAVGAAAGRLRGRDGDAPAAEASARLLQWLVDDNFVLMGVMRYVPGADGDLQPQDDSALGAFRDPSLLETVFPGLPADITRNLAPAADDPRTIDVDYCVNGRAIHHLGPLEDVFVREWTPEGALAGMTLLIGRFAKSAFASKAADIPVLDGKLTYILDGLHVTPNSHAWREARAIFNHFPKRELFYARREDLCTIVEQMVNMVGDDEIAVGVRQGTGYAAVTVGFSDVRYSPKAEATLRASLQEAFGPILFSEWADLGTKAVIVFYFDTAEMEAPIDVETVRTLTRQGLTTWEDQAAIELERAYGTLEGRRLFNKYVRLESRSGLYRESTTPQEVPADLARLEALEGRLEMNVLPEHAEQVTIKLFAPKPLGLTATLRTLQNLGLPVVDELSLPLILPENRTGFVERLRIQASPRVIASVVNAPDRLLDALRALHEKRATDDALNSLITSEGLTWRQVEVLRTLRNHLIQIRPNYNADTITSVMVRNGAAAAALFRLFDARFNPVVDGDRDAAVDQADGALRKALQQVGSLLDDEILRGVENLLLAVVRTNAYQTPERPVVSMKVECAKVAGMVSPRPLYEIYVHSPHLEGIHLRGGKVARGGLRWSDRHDDFRTEVLGLMKTQMVKNSIIVPVGSKGGFVLKGQLPQRPALDQYLIDRYRQFISGLLDITDNIVDGQVVHPPDVVRYDQPDPYLVVAADKGTAHLSDTANSVSAQYGFWLGDAFASGGSNGYDHKVEGITARGAWECVLHHFRNMGQDIQVEPFTMIGIGDMSGDVFGNGALRSRVTKLVAAFNHAHIFVDPDPDMEKTFAERERLFKLPRSTWRDYDTSLISEGGGIFDRSAKAIPVSPQMKALFGIEQDEVTGEEMIRRLLTAKVDLLYNGGIGTYVKASTEDDSEVGDRANDRVRVDARDVQARVIGEGGNLGMTQKARIEYWERGGLCNTDAIDNSGGVDMSDHEVNLKILLDILVREKVIASKEARNVVLKQMTDDVSELVLDDNRNQARAITLDSVRSVVEYETFVEVIEQMIVNRVFSREDQAIPSRESLLASPLRVRGLPRPLLAVVLGQAKMHAYDVVLASSFPDSPAGLPLLRRYFPALMQERYADTFGKHPLKREIIATVAINHVINHAGITFLPTMAERTGADFGAIVQAYIEADHSTGASTRRAEVIAAGLPADAERRQLLTIEHQLEQTVVARLGTVEARG; from the coding sequence ATGATCACAGCCGACCCGACCAAGCGAGCCCAGATCCTCGATGAGGTGCAACGCATCGTCGCCGACACGGCGCCCGAGGGCGACCGTGACCTGCGCCGCGCCTTCGCCGGCGTGGTGCTGGCCGAGATGCCCGACAGCGTGGTGTTCCGCCTCCCGGCGGCGGCCCTGGCGGCGCGCCTCGGAGAGTACTTCAGGTTCGTCGCGCACACGATGCCGCCCGACGTGCAGCTGTATCGAGGCCTCCCGGGCCTGCACGTGGCGGTCCGCAACTGCGACGACGCGGAAGACCGGGCGATGGCGGGCCACGACGGCGGGCCGCACGAGGTGACGATCGTCGAGACCCACACGCCCGACGCGCCGTTCATCTTCGAGAGCCTCACCAACTTCTTCAAGAACGAGGGGCTGCGCGTCTTCTCCGCGATCCACCCGCGCCTGACGGTGCGCCGGCAGTGGGAGCGGGTGGTGCATGTCGGCCCGCACGGCGAGGAGGGCTCGCAGGAGCTGTTCTGCCAGTTCCGCATCGAGCGCATCGAGCGCACCGAGCGGATGCGGCGCCTCGAGCACCAGATCTTCAGCCTCCTCAAGAGCGTGTTCCTCGCGGTCGGCGACTTCGCGGCGATGAAGGCGGCGGTCGGCGCGGCGGCCGGTCGCCTGCGCGGGCGCGACGGCGACGCCCCGGCCGCGGAGGCCTCCGCGCGGCTCCTGCAATGGCTCGTCGACGACAACTTCGTGCTGATGGGCGTGATGCGCTACGTGCCCGGCGCCGACGGCGACCTGCAGCCCCAGGACGACAGCGCGCTCGGCGCGTTCCGCGACCCCTCGCTGCTCGAGACGGTGTTCCCGGGCCTGCCGGCCGACATCACGCGCAACCTCGCGCCGGCCGCCGACGACCCCCGGACCATCGACGTCGACTACTGCGTCAACGGCCGCGCCATCCACCACCTCGGTCCGCTCGAGGACGTGTTCGTGCGCGAGTGGACGCCCGAGGGCGCCCTCGCCGGCATGACGCTGCTCATCGGCCGCTTCGCCAAGAGCGCGTTCGCGAGCAAGGCCGCCGACATCCCGGTGCTGGACGGCAAGCTCACCTACATCCTCGACGGCCTGCACGTCACGCCGAACTCGCACGCCTGGCGCGAGGCGCGCGCCATCTTCAACCACTTCCCGAAGCGCGAGCTGTTCTACGCCCGGCGCGAGGACCTCTGCACGATCGTCGAGCAGATGGTCAACATGGTCGGCGACGACGAGATCGCCGTCGGCGTGCGGCAGGGCACCGGCTATGCGGCGGTGACGGTCGGCTTCTCCGACGTGCGGTACTCGCCGAAGGCCGAGGCGACGCTGCGCGCGTCGCTGCAGGAGGCCTTCGGGCCGATCCTGTTCAGCGAGTGGGCCGACCTGGGCACCAAGGCGGTGATCGTCTTCTACTTCGACACCGCGGAGATGGAAGCGCCGATCGACGTGGAGACGGTGCGTACGCTGACGCGGCAGGGCCTGACCACGTGGGAGGACCAGGCGGCGATCGAGCTCGAGCGGGCATACGGCACGCTCGAGGGCCGGCGGCTGTTCAACAAGTACGTGCGGCTCGAGAGCCGCAGCGGCCTGTACCGCGAGTCCACGACCCCGCAGGAGGTACCGGCCGATCTCGCCCGCCTCGAGGCGCTCGAGGGTCGGCTCGAGATGAACGTCCTGCCCGAGCACGCCGAGCAGGTCACCATCAAGCTGTTCGCGCCCAAGCCGCTCGGCCTGACGGCCACGCTGCGCACGCTGCAGAACCTCGGGCTGCCGGTCGTCGACGAGCTGTCGCTGCCGCTCATCCTGCCCGAGAACCGCACCGGCTTCGTGGAGCGGCTGCGGATCCAGGCGTCGCCCAGGGTGATCGCCTCGGTGGTCAACGCGCCGGACCGGTTGCTCGACGCGCTCCGCGCGCTGCACGAGAAGCGCGCCACCGACGACGCGCTCAACAGCCTCATCACCAGCGAGGGGCTGACGTGGCGGCAGGTGGAGGTGCTGCGCACGCTGCGCAACCACCTGATCCAGATCCGCCCCAACTACAACGCCGACACGATCACGAGCGTGATGGTCCGCAACGGCGCCGCCGCCGCGGCCCTGTTCCGGCTGTTCGACGCGCGCTTCAACCCCGTCGTCGACGGCGATCGCGACGCGGCGGTCGATCAGGCAGACGGCGCGCTGCGCAAGGCACTGCAGCAGGTCGGGAGCCTGCTCGACGACGAGATCCTGCGCGGCGTCGAGAACCTGCTGCTCGCGGTCGTGCGCACCAACGCGTACCAGACGCCCGAGCGTCCCGTGGTGTCGATGAAGGTCGAGTGCGCGAAGGTGGCCGGCATGGTGTCGCCGCGCCCGCTGTACGAGATCTACGTGCACTCGCCGCACCTCGAGGGCATCCACCTGCGCGGCGGCAAGGTCGCCCGCGGCGGCCTGCGCTGGAGCGACCGCCACGACGACTTCCGCACCGAGGTCCTCGGCCTGATGAAGACGCAGATGGTCAAGAACTCGATCATCGTGCCCGTCGGGTCCAAGGGCGGCTTCGTGCTCAAGGGCCAGCTGCCGCAGCGGCCGGCGCTCGACCAGTACCTGATCGATCGCTACCGCCAGTTCATCTCCGGGCTGCTCGACATCACCGACAACATCGTCGACGGGCAGGTCGTGCATCCGCCGGACGTCGTCCGGTACGACCAGCCGGATCCGTACCTGGTCGTCGCCGCCGACAAGGGCACGGCGCACCTCTCCGACACGGCCAACTCCGTGTCGGCGCAGTACGGCTTCTGGCTGGGCGATGCGTTCGCGTCGGGCGGATCGAACGGCTACGACCACAAGGTCGAGGGCATCACCGCGCGTGGCGCCTGGGAGTGCGTGCTGCACCACTTCCGCAACATGGGCCAGGACATCCAGGTCGAGCCGTTCACGATGATCGGCATCGGTGACATGTCGGGCGACGTGTTCGGCAACGGCGCGCTGCGCAGCCGCGTGACGAAGCTGGTGGCGGCGTTCAACCACGCGCACATCTTCGTCGACCCCGATCCCGACATGGAGAAGACGTTCGCCGAGCGCGAGCGCCTCTTCAAGCTGCCACGCTCGACGTGGCGCGACTACGACACGTCGCTGATCAGCGAGGGCGGCGGCATCTTCGACCGCTCGGCCAAGGCGATTCCGGTGTCGCCGCAGATGAAGGCGCTGTTCGGCATCGAGCAGGACGAGGTGACCGGCGAGGAGATGATCCGCCGGCTGCTGACGGCGAAGGTCGACCTGCTCTACAACGGCGGCATCGGCACCTACGTGAAGGCGAGCACCGAGGACGACTCCGAGGTCGGCGATCGCGCCAACGACCGCGTGCGCGTCGACGCCCGCGACGTGCAGGCGCGCGTCATCGGCGAGGGCGGCAACCTCGGGATGACGCAGAAGGCGCGCATCGAGTACTGGGAACGCGGCGGCCTGTGCAACACCGACGCGATCGACAACTCGGGCGGCGTCGACATGTCCGACCACGAGGTCAACCTCAAGATCCTGCTCGACATCCTGGTACGCGAGAAGGTGATCGCCAGCAAGGAGGCGCGCAACGTCGTCCTCAAGCAGATGACCGACGACGTGTCCGAGCTGGTGCTCGACGACAACCGGAACCAGGCGCGCGCCATCACGCTCGACAGCGTGCGAAGCGTCGTCGAGTACGAGACGTTCGTCGAGGTCATCGAGCAGATGATCGTCAACCGCGTCTTCAGCCGCGAGGACCAGGCCATCCCGAGCCGGGAGAGCCTGCTGGCCAGCCCGCTGCGCGTGCGGGGCCTGCCACGCCCCCTGCTCGCCGTGGTGCTGGGGCAGGCGAAGATGCACGCCTACGACGTCGTGCTCGCGTCGAGCTTCCCGGACTCGCCGGCCGGCCTGCCCCTGCTGCGCCGCTACTTCCCGGCGCTGATGCAGGAGCGGTACGCCGACACGTTCGGCAAGCATCCGCTCAAGCGCGAGATCATCGCGACGGTGGCGATCAACCACGTGATCAACCACGCCGGCATCACGTTCCTGCCGACGATGGCCGAGCGCACCGGCGCCGACTTCGGCGCCATCGTGCAGGCCTACATCGAGGCCGACCATTCCACCGGGGCGTCGACGCGGCGCGCCGAGGTGATCGCGGCGGGGCTCCCGGCCGACGCCGAGCGGCGGCAGTTGCTGACCATCGAGCACCAGCTCGAGCAGACGGTCGTGGCCAGGCTCGGCACGGTCGAAGCCCGCGGCTGA
- a CDS encoding tetratricopeptide repeat protein — protein sequence MAGAVPARAAGVAWEAAVDRYLAGDRAGAGQVLLQAPAREVTQGARDAYQSWRIPPGSGDDVRRLVIRRLEASALLPLEVLIVSGRSMSATHETALEDAARDAIDRLDPFDEGEEARAVSVRAFREWARLAWLQYLVGASRFLDFQREQKNTRPPAGADGVAALSLLRGVAIETRARLADEAPSASVAMSQRRLPPTSRVPGMLIAFEEAGRHFQKALDARPEDREAVLHLGRLAFERERHDEAERVLAPLLEQPCRDAICGLAHLFMGEVAEARKQPDRAAGFYAKASAVAAVRQTALVAMMQSSMRRGQAGGAYDLTRQFASPAALAPRQPADAWSQYIGGRLAQADLVLVHLLTGVLP from the coding sequence GTGGCGGGCGCGGTCCCGGCGCGGGCGGCCGGCGTGGCCTGGGAAGCGGCCGTCGATCGGTACCTGGCCGGGGATCGTGCCGGGGCAGGCCAGGTGCTGCTCCAGGCGCCGGCCCGGGAGGTCACGCAAGGGGCCCGCGACGCGTACCAGTCGTGGCGCATCCCGCCAGGGTCCGGCGACGACGTCCGCCGGTTGGTGATCAGGCGGCTCGAGGCGTCGGCGCTGCTGCCCCTCGAGGTGCTGATCGTGTCGGGCCGGTCGATGTCGGCCACCCACGAGACCGCGCTCGAGGACGCCGCGCGCGATGCGATCGACCGGTTGGACCCGTTCGACGAGGGCGAGGAGGCCCGGGCGGTCAGCGTGCGGGCATTCCGTGAGTGGGCGCGCCTGGCGTGGCTGCAGTACCTCGTCGGGGCGAGCCGGTTCCTCGACTTCCAGCGCGAGCAGAAGAACACCCGCCCCCCGGCCGGCGCCGACGGCGTCGCGGCACTCTCACTGCTGCGCGGCGTGGCGATCGAGACCCGGGCCCGGCTCGCCGACGAGGCGCCGTCGGCCTCGGTGGCGATGAGCCAGCGCCGCCTGCCGCCGACCTCGCGCGTCCCCGGCATGCTGATCGCCTTCGAGGAGGCCGGCCGGCACTTCCAGAAGGCCCTCGACGCGCGTCCCGAGGACCGCGAGGCAGTGCTGCACCTCGGACGCCTGGCATTCGAGCGTGAGCGCCACGACGAGGCCGAGCGCGTGCTCGCGCCGCTGCTCGAGCAACCGTGCCGCGACGCGATCTGCGGCCTGGCGCACCTGTTCATGGGCGAGGTCGCCGAGGCGCGCAAGCAACCCGATCGCGCCGCGGGGTTCTACGCGAAGGCATCGGCCGTCGCCGCCGTGCGGCAGACGGCGCTGGTGGCGATGATGCAGTCGTCGATGCGCCGCGGGCAGGCGGGCGGCGCCTACGACCTCACGCGGCAGTTCGCCAGCCCGGCAGCCCTCGCGCCCCGGCAGCCCGCCGACGCGTGGAGCCAGTACATCGGCGGGCGCCTCGCGCAGGCCGACCTCGTGCTCGTCCACCTGCTGACCGGGGTGTTGCCATGA
- a CDS encoding VWA domain-containing protein: protein MSRSTGAVHRLAARAVLTALAAGAGAGVARAQDQPTFRASVDVVTIDAYAHRDRKPIPGLTARDFVVRDNGVEQPVDSLGTTDSAHVIIGLDLSGSVDGPTLERLKAAVRTLAAQLTAQDRVSLFTFSDRLRLLIRAATPGGDIETTLARFAAGGATPLQDAIVLGAALSHADQRPSVFLLFTDGQDTTSWTSAARALDVLRRTNVVVFPVGAGLPVAMTSAPFADALTRQPWMAATPGDGLRLLQSAAEVTGGEFLRVEKDAKLSETFQGILGQYRQRYLLTYTPATTAPGFHKLEVRLRGRPGTVVAREGYVAR, encoded by the coding sequence ATGAGCCGCAGCACGGGAGCCGTGCATCGCCTCGCGGCGCGAGCCGTGCTCACGGCCCTCGCGGCTGGCGCGGGTGCAGGCGTGGCGCGCGCGCAGGACCAACCGACCTTCCGCGCGTCGGTCGACGTGGTGACCATCGATGCGTACGCGCATCGCGATCGCAAGCCGATCCCCGGTCTGACGGCCCGGGACTTCGTGGTCCGCGACAACGGCGTCGAGCAGCCCGTCGACTCGCTCGGCACGACCGACAGCGCGCACGTCATCATCGGCCTCGACCTGAGCGGCAGCGTCGACGGTCCGACGCTCGAACGGCTCAAGGCGGCCGTGCGCACGCTGGCGGCGCAACTGACCGCGCAGGACCGGGTGTCGTTGTTCACGTTCTCGGACCGGTTGCGCCTGCTGATCCGGGCGGCGACGCCCGGCGGCGACATCGAGACGACACTCGCGCGGTTTGCGGCCGGCGGCGCCACGCCGCTGCAGGACGCGATCGTGCTCGGCGCGGCGCTGTCGCACGCCGACCAGCGGCCGTCCGTGTTCCTGCTGTTCACCGACGGCCAGGACACGACCAGCTGGACCTCCGCCGCACGCGCGCTCGACGTCCTGCGCCGCACCAACGTCGTCGTCTTTCCCGTCGGCGCGGGCCTGCCGGTGGCGATGACGTCGGCGCCGTTTGCCGACGCGCTGACGCGGCAGCCGTGGATGGCCGCGACGCCGGGCGATGGCCTGCGTTTGCTGCAGTCGGCAGCCGAGGTGACCGGCGGCGAGTTCCTGCGCGTGGAGAAGGACGCGAAGCTCTCGGAGACCTTCCAGGGCATCCTCGGGCAGTACCGCCAGCGCTACCTGCTGACCTACACGCCGGCGACGACGGCGCCGGGCTTCCACAAGCTGGAGGTGCGCCTGCGCGGGCGCCCAGGCACCGTCGTGGCGCGAGAGGGATACGTGGCGCGGTAG
- a CDS encoding VWA domain-containing protein, producing MPLELMRRLSLIVALSAAAVCPQAPRAQESTFRASVDVVRIDAFAHRDQQPVTGLTARDFVVRDNGVEQQVDAIGTTDSAHVVVGLDVSASVDGETLAQLRAGVAAVLATLTPRDRVSVFTFADQVRILARVAQPQAGLDARIGDLAAAGSTSLHDALVVGSVLARADERPCVFLLFTDGHDTGSWSSTPRVFDILRRTNVVVFPVGAGLPRDGVPTRESTYFYKWTWTAPAPSDTRLLLERVADTTGGAFLRIGRGDRLADTFARILASYRQRYLISYTPTGVRTDDGWHRLEVRLRSRPGAVVAREGYMARQP from the coding sequence ATGCCTCTCGAGCTCATGCGTCGGCTCTCGCTCATCGTCGCGCTCTCGGCAGCGGCGGTGTGTCCGCAAGCGCCACGCGCACAGGAGTCCACGTTCCGTGCGTCGGTCGATGTCGTGAGGATCGACGCCTTCGCGCACCGCGACCAGCAGCCCGTCACTGGCCTGACCGCTCGGGACTTCGTGGTGCGCGACAACGGCGTCGAGCAACAGGTCGATGCCATCGGCACGACCGACAGCGCTCACGTCGTCGTCGGCCTCGACGTCAGCGCCAGCGTGGACGGCGAGACGCTGGCGCAGCTCAGGGCTGGCGTCGCCGCCGTCCTGGCGACGTTGACGCCGCGCGATCGCGTGTCCGTGTTCACGTTCGCCGACCAGGTGCGGATCCTGGCGCGGGTGGCGCAGCCGCAGGCCGGGCTGGACGCACGCATCGGCGACTTGGCGGCCGCCGGCTCGACCTCGCTGCACGATGCGCTGGTGGTGGGCAGCGTGCTGGCGCGCGCCGACGAGCGCCCCTGCGTGTTCCTGCTGTTCACCGACGGCCACGACACGGGGAGCTGGAGCAGCACGCCGCGTGTCTTCGACATCCTCCGACGCACGAACGTGGTGGTGTTCCCGGTGGGCGCGGGCCTGCCACGCGACGGAGTCCCGACGCGGGAGTCGACCTACTTCTACAAGTGGACGTGGACGGCTCCCGCACCTTCCGACACGCGGCTGCTGCTCGAGCGGGTGGCCGACACGACCGGGGGCGCCTTCCTGCGCATCGGGCGCGGCGACCGACTTGCCGACACCTTCGCACGCATCCTCGCGAGCTACCGGCAGCGTTACCTGATCTCGTACACGCCGACCGGCGTCAGGACCGACGACGGCTGGCACCGCCTGGAGGTCCGCCTGCGGAGCCGCCCCGGCGCCGTCGTGGCGCGCGAGGGCTACATGGCGAGGCAGCCATGA